A single genomic interval of Microbacterium hydrocarbonoxydans harbors:
- a CDS encoding DNA-processing protein DprA, which yields MIDAVTAARDVGARLVLPGDAEWPQALDDLGAHAPTLLWVRGDTSLLTAGPRVAIVGARAASEYGEMLAADFAGDLATNGAVIVSGGSYGIDGAAHRAAMSVEGKTIAFLAGGVDRAYPQGHQQLLRRIVDTGAVVSEVPCGTAPTKWRSCRRSSDGNRTRPLAPSLSRH from the coding sequence GTGATCGATGCGGTCACCGCAGCGCGCGACGTCGGTGCGCGCCTGGTGCTCCCCGGCGATGCGGAATGGCCCCAGGCGCTCGACGACCTCGGTGCGCACGCGCCCACACTGCTCTGGGTACGCGGCGACACCTCGTTGCTCACGGCAGGACCGCGCGTCGCCATCGTCGGTGCGCGGGCCGCCAGCGAATACGGGGAGATGCTCGCAGCGGACTTCGCGGGTGATCTGGCGACCAACGGCGCTGTGATCGTGTCGGGCGGCTCCTACGGGATCGACGGAGCCGCTCACCGGGCAGCGATGAGCGTCGAAGGCAAGACCATCGCGTTCCTGGCCGGCGGCGTGGATCGCGCCTATCCTCAGGGACACCAGCAGCTGTTGCGCCGGATCGTCGACACCGGTGCGGTGGTCAGCGAGGTTCCCTGCGGTACGGCTCCGACCAAATGGCGCTCCTGTCGCAGAAGCTCAGATGGAAATCGGACTAGACCGCTTGCTCCCAGTCTGTCCCGTCACTGA